In Heliangelus exortis chromosome 3, bHelExo1.hap1, whole genome shotgun sequence, the genomic stretch AATCCATTGGCTAAGATTAGTTGAAAACTGGTAATTTGGGGTATGTGAAAGGGACATCTTTCCCCATTCATtagctgatgcttttttttttcctttaagcacATCTTAAATGGGAGGATCCAGACTCCTATTATAATATGCTGACTAGATTTCCCTCAGTCTAACTCCCTTTGGTTGAGCCTAAATACAAAGGCGTAAGTCAGAGGTGGCAGGAGCCTGACGACAAAGCTAAGCTGCAGCACTGATCCCATCCAGCCCAGAGGGACCACTCTTAATGAAGCTCTTACCATAGCTGTCAGCTTTGGTCATTAGTaagtttctttctctctccagtgACTTTCTGTAATGAGAAGAGGAGTTCATTACCTGCAAGGCACAACACAGACTGTTTCTTTCCTTATATGATGGAAGAGAAACTGTCCCACTGCTGAGGATACCTGCTCACAGAATGAGCCCCTCACCCTTCAAGGGGAAGAGGTGACAGTTTAGAAACCCCCAGCTGGGCAAGAAAATAGATGCAGCagtttcagattatttttcccttaCCCCAGATGCTTGGGACAGTGTCAGTCTATGCAAGCAGGATAGAAAGGGGTCTGTGTCAGAGAGCCCTCTACTCGGTTTCCTGGGCTGGGAAGTTCTACAGCTATGGGATGACAAAGGGTCCTGTAGGGACTGCTGCTGGAGGATCCTGCCCCCCAGCACATCTGGCACAGTGCTGGAATGCTAATTCTTCTCACTGATTGAAGCTGGGATCCCTTTGTCAGAGGTATCCAATTCGTGTAAACTTGTCAACTCAAGGAAACAAGTTGAATCCAAGCCCATTAACAACCAGTTAAACAACTTGTTGTTAGACTGAAACTCAGGATAGTAATAATATAAAGTCAGGACACTTTAACTGTGTTCTGTAGGACAACACTGTAGAGCAATCACCAGGTCTAACAGGACTGCTCCCTGGCCTTACCACCGAGCTTCCCAGCCCTTTTACTAGAAGCAGAGCATTAGGATGCTGGTGACTGGAAGAATGCCCTAAAGCAGACAGATGACAGTCAACTGGGAGATGTAGGATCTCTTGCTTCACCATCTAGAGAAATAGCTGTTTCTGCCTGCAATTCCTACAAGATCCATATGAAAAGTCCTTGCTTGACTCTCAGGTCTAAAAGTCTACAGTTGCCTCTGCCTGTGACAAATTTCGGGGAAACTGTCCTTCCTCCCTTTGCCAAGAAAGCCAGTGTGTCACTGCATTCATGCATCCAGACACATTTGTAGCACAGAGAGAGTTATCTCCCTCAGCCCCTTTCCCAGTTACATCCCAGCCTGGCCTTCTGTAGTACTTACAGTCTGTCTCCCCTGATTCTACTCAAGCAGCTTTGGCAAGGCTTGAGTAGCAGAATGCAGTGAACCCTTGCCAGACTCACAGAGCTGTCTGCtagcagagcaggagccagcTGTGTAAATGAACTGGCAAGTTTTGGGCACTGCTTGGCTGGTTGCAATGCAGGTAGGAGGGTGAGGCTGTTGATAAGATAAAGCTTTCTCCACATACCGCACTGAACTTCTCACCCTGGCAAGTTCCCCAAGTAAGCTCCAAGCTGAAGCAAGAGGCTTGTCCTGGGAAACACTCCCACCCCTTCAAGAGAGCTTGCTCAGTACTACAGCAGGATGACAGCCAGATGAGGTGCACCACACCAGCTGTGAAAGGGGGTAGTCATCAATACCTTCCTTCAGGGCTAAGCTTCTCCCCACGCAGTTTAAGATCCACCTCCTCCAGGCTCTGTCTGCAGTGTGCCAGCTTTTCCTCCAGTCCATCAATCTGAAAAACACATCACCATCATTTCCTCTCCTGCCTAATATGGATACACCCTCATGCAAAAGGGAAGGGTGGCTGGGCAGCTACTTcaccttcttccttcccaaacCAACAGAGAAACAGCCCCCAGCTCTGTGTAGAGATCAGAGCAGAGAGCCCATCACCTCTTAGATCAGCATGTACTATACCCCAGGCAACTGTGATACTGTAATCCCAGATACAACTATGTCAGCTCCAACACTCCCACTTGTGTACCTGACCAGTGTGTTTTGCGAAGATCTGATTTGTTCCAGTCTGTTCTGGTTTCTGGTTGCATGTGGCTCCACAAGCAAAGATATGATCTCAGGCATCTTTATGCAATTAGATGAGGACAAATTGAGAGAGACTGTCCTTGGACAAAGCCTGAGGGTCAAGGTCTTGATCTAGCACTGTGAATGGATGCAGAAGTTCATGGGAAATGACTGTGAAGCACCTTCAACTGCTTGAGTGAAGAGGAGACAAAGGGGAAACCTTGATACCTACCATCTCTTCCACCCAACTGTATCCATGACAGCAACAGCAGCCAGCACACTGCACTCAAGAGAGCATTCACCACTGACTCCACACTGTCAAACTGCACCAAGTTTTGGCTGCACATGTTCCTATGCAGAAAAACCCATGCAGGTGGTCTCCTTGTCAGGTTTCCAAACAGCCATCCTGTCCTGTGGCTTCCCATGGAGGGGAGTAACTGTGGGTAAGTGTTAAGAGGGTTGAACGACTTCTGTGCAAATGTATTGCCCAGGGAGGAATCCTATTGTGGACAAGTTGTCCTGGGAATAGTTCCTCTTTTCTGCCTAGCAACAAGAGCATCTTTAGGAAAACTTTGTCTTTTGGGCTTGCTTTCATCAGGGAAACCATGAGACTAATTTGGTAACATAAACACAACATCCTAGCCTGAAAGGAAATGATCTCAGTGCCCTGAGGTGGCAAGGACCTCTTTTAAGCTACTTAGCACACCACTCCTGCTTGGTGGTTGGTTTGATGGCTGGCACTACAGCCCCTCTGTGGTGGGAGCCATCACAAGCCAGAGGCTAAGAGGTAGCACACCAGGTAAAGGACTGAGGTGTAATGAGACACCAGCTGCCTGAACATCAGCCTCAGAGCACAAATGTTCCCATAAACAGTGACAcaggaaacaaaatcaaagGTAGGGATCCCTAATTtttgctgctctggggagcaTCTCCACCCTGAGCTCATTAGCAAACACCTTCTGCTCAGAAAAGGCAGGCaagcattaaaaataagcagGGTGAGAGAAGACTTGATGTACACGGGAGAACAAAGCAGATTGCAAAAAAGAGTTTAGCTGATCAGCTAATATACTGCGTTTgcatggcaaggttttggtagcaggaGTGGGGTCTACAGGGGTGgtttctgtgagaagctgctaaAAGCTTCCTCTGTCTGATGCAGCCAATGCCAACCAGCTCCAAGATAGATTTGCTGCCGGCCAAGCCCAAGGTCATCAGCAACAGTGGTAGCTCCTCCGTGAGAACATATTtaagaagtggggaaaaaaaacaaaacaggagagggaggaggtgctccaggcaccatggtgaggcaggctgtccccctgcagcccatggaggtcTATAGTGGAGCAGATATCCACCTGAAACCCATGGAGCACCACGCACTGGAGCAGGTGGATGTGCTcaaaggaggctgtgaccctGTGGAAGTTTTCTGTGAGAAAACTGTGGTCTCATGAAAAGAGGAGCcaacactggagcaggtttgctggcaggacttgtgaccCTGTGGGAGATGCAGGTTGGAGCACAGTCTGTACCTGAAGGACTGCACACCATGGGAGGGACTGACACTGAAGCAGTCTGGGAAAACTGTAGCCTGTGGGAAGGACTCATATCAGAGAAATTAATGAAGGACTGTGTGTCCTGTGGGGGTgaccccatgctggagcagggtgaGGTGTttgagaaggaaagaggagcagttaaattaatttttcccaagtcaagtctgttttgcccatgataGTAACTGCTGAGTGATCTCCCTGTCCTTACCTCAACCCCCAAGTGTTTTGCTacattttctctcccctgtgcAGCTAAGGAGGGGAGTGATAGAGTGGCTTTGGTGGGCACCTGATGTCCAGCCAGGGGCAGCTCACCAGAGCTGAACAGTCCTTCTGCAAGGAGCACAGAAGAGCTGGGGAGTGCCACATATAACTTAGGCTCAAATAAATCTTTGCATCTTACCAGACAGCAATTCCAAATTCTGTTATTTGCCAgctctcccagggctgctgaggtGCCAAGCTCCCCAGAGGCACCTACACAGCTTCCCTTGAGCCCATGGCACATCACCACAGGGAATAGCACCTCTGTGTTTGGTCAATGCTTGTGTTTGATTGGATGGGGATGCAGATATTTTTGAAGCATGTTAGCTGAAAATGTATTCAGTCAGGGCAAAGATAATTGTCCTCCTCCACATTCAGCTGTGCTAGTTGAGAATGTTAACTCCAGCTGTTCATTTCTAGCCCTCATACACTACAACTAAGTCATTATCCCTAGTCTTCTCCAGGGCCAACCAAGGTCTTCACACAAGTCAGCTCTGAACACACTTAACAGCAAGTTAATTTAATGGTATAGTGGAGCAGAATGGAGGTGTGGCACCTGTCCAGTCCAATTTAAGAATGACCATCTCCCTCACCAGTTCCTACCATTTGCACATGGCTGTGTCTCTGTTCCCTTATCTGCTGGAAACcctcacatacacacacagcaAGAGGTACTTCAACATTGGTGACCTGGCTCCTCCTTACCCAGTAAAATTATTACAATGCATCACGCCTTCTCtggaaacacattttaaaattatgcaaagTAATATATTAATGAGAGTTTTGGTTAGTCAGCTGCCAACCCCACCACTAAATTATCCATGTCACTGCACTTCCTATCCACTCTTCCagaactgctcctccagctcagtTTGCAGTTGCTCTCACTAGTGCATTCTCTGCTCCTACTTCTGTCATTTCACCAGACATAACAAGAGAATATTCTGCCCAACTCTGCCAATGCTTTTACATTCTGCTGACTAAAAATCTCCAGATTCCACATAGTACTTTAAAACTTTCAACTGGTTTTACTGCTCTTAAATCAAAACCAAAGCTTGGGTCCCCTGCTGGAGAGCAATAATTTGCTAATAAACTGCATGCCCTAGAACTGCACCAtcagctttgctgagctgggggCACAAGGGAcaggaaataataattaaaaaaaaaaaaaggcaaggaaggagGAACAGATTGCTGAATGAACAAAATAATCTTCTGCCAGAATCtcactatttcttttcttcaggcttgTCTGGGACATTATGGGTTGTAAGGAAGGATGAGTGACAATTGCCAGATGCTATCCATTTACTGTACCTTAGTTTCCCTACTTGtaaattaagacaaaaatatCTGCCTCCTGGAAGCGGCTCATTTACACACAGAGCCTCACACACCAACCCAAACTATAGGCAGAGCACTGTCTTGATACGTCAGTGCCTCACTTGGGATTTGGGATCTGTTCTGGCAAGCTAGGAGTCTCTCAGTTCAGTCATCCAAGTAATTCTTCACTAtagtgaaaaggaaagagagaaataaaaagcttgtTGTGGATGGAAAGCTTTCCCTTCTACTCACTAATGCATAAGAAGGATGGCTGGGGTATATAGGTAGGCCTACTGGAGGCCCACATGAAAAGAGGCCAGCTCACTTAGTGAACCACCAGACTTCACACTGGGTTATATTTTTCATGGCAATCTCAGCACAGTGGCTTCAAAGTTGCAAAGACAAACCCTCTGTCCTCTCCATTCCACAGAGGGGATCCTTTGGGACAGGCCTGAAGTGCAGCATGCAGAAAGCTCACCCAACAGCTCCTCAGGTTCACACGGCCTCTAGAGGGACACAGGACTTCACTTGCAGCAAGGTCTTTAAGTACTGTCAGGTAAAAGGGGCAAGAAAACCAGGTGCTGCACATCCAGGCAGAACACCAAGCTGCCCTTCTGCTCCCCAAGAGCCACTACAGAAAGTCAAGTCCCAGCAGCCTTGGATGCACACAGGGATTAAGACCAGGTGCCTCCCTCACTCCACAGGGTACATTGAGGCATTAAGACGTTTTTGTTGAATTCTGGCCATGCTCACTCACAGTCTGGAGATCTCTTTAAACCAGAGAGACCTGGAGTGGTTTTCAATCCAAACTGACTTACATGCTTACTGCAAATCTCATTTGTTGGGACCGTCTTGGGCAGAGAGCCCAAGATGGCTCACATAAAGACAGAGAcaaagagggaaagaagcagctttgcttACAGAGTTGAGCTGGATCCCTTTTAATACATTTTGTAATGAATTaataaaagctttctttccagcagaAAGGCTAAAAGCGCTTTTCAAGAACTGGCATCCACTCTCTGCTTTTATGAATTCCCTAATTAAGATACTGGCAAAAAGCcacatcacacacacactgacATCCAACAGTGTTAGGTAATGAGGTTTTCGTCTTCTAACCCTCATAAAACAGATCAAAGCCAAACAAAGAGgtgggggcaaaaaaaaaaaaaaaagcaacccttTCCTGAGCCACCTTCTCATGTCTTGTCACCTGCCAGCACACTTGAGCCATTTTCAGCAGAATTAGTGGTTTCTGCATCCACAAACTTGGTTGGATTATTAAAATCAGTCCAGCAAAGATGAGTTTTGTTTAAATTCAAATGCTAACTTGCAGTTAGTTCATGGACACACTTTCATCTTCACCACACTCTTGGAATCATTTTGCATGCTGGCAAATAATTTTGCAGATGCTGTGCCTACAGCATGCTTGGAAATATTTACCAGGTAAGCTACAACATAATAGAGGATGATCCACCAGCAAAGGTTAATATAAATCCTCCAGATCAACACTGTGTTGGTAAATGAGAAAGGGCTGGATCCTACTTGCATCTCTTCCTTTAGTCGTGGCAGAGAGTTAGTCCTCTCACCCTGCCTCAGCTTAGACCACTGGCTCTGCAGGACAGCATTAAGGCCACAAGGCACCACCCACAGCTTTTTGAAAAATCCACCAAGAACAGCTTTACTGAGCAAGGACTATGTTGGCCTTGATCCTTCGTGATCTTGGATAGACACTGCCTTGTCAAAACCACCAACTGATGTAACTATTCTTCCCCAAAACCCACATTCAACATTTTGCAGCTCAGGCACTGTCTGAGCACAGGGTGTTCTATTTGTATTTAATAGTCCAGCTTTTTCacttccattaatttttttcagttgttgtCTGATCCAGAAGTCTACTTTTAAGGGCTACAGTATCCCCTGGCAATGAGTTTCACAGCACAGGCACAGGTTACTGGAAGAACCAATCCCTCCTGTTGTCAGCTGCTAGTTTCATTTGATAGCCGTAATTTTGTATTGACAGTGAACATTCatcctttatttaaaattacaagtAGCAGACAGAGAATATAGACCTATATTGTCCCCTTTTACAGTCATGTTTTTAAGCTTAAAAGGATCAAAAATGCTTAGTTGTTTCTTGCATAGAATTTTTCCACACCTTTGATCATACCCACCACTCTCTTAAATTCATTCCATTTTCCCTCCTTTGCTATAAAATGGACCAGTCTTCCCAGTTTTATTTGCCTGATGGGTTTCATCAAGAAattctcagcagcacagcactgtcAAGAGAGTTGCCTGTTGAAAGACTATAGAGCTATATGAGAACAGAACTGGCATGAATttaaaccaccaccaccacattATGGAGACACATTTTTATCAGTTTAAACCAGGTCATATCAATTACACCTGCAATTTGCAAGTGCAAGCTAATCTGATAAGTATCCATATAGGAAATTGCATTCATTTAGCATCATGACTTCAGTTAAACAAGCATGACTCTGCTTAGATTAGGGCTTTCAAAGCTAGCCATGCATCATGTCATATTAAGACTCATTTGGAAAGTTCTATCATCATTAACAGCTCAGAAGGTAATACTGAACTGAATGAAAGTTAGATTTATGTA encodes the following:
- the CCDC167 gene encoding coiled-coil domain-containing protein 167 isoform X2 — translated: MIDGLEEKLAHCRQSLEEVDLKLRGEKLSPEGRKSLERERNLLMTKADSYEKELSALRKENRKNAVLALAMGLLIALIYACWTM
- the CCDC167 gene encoding coiled-coil domain-containing protein 167 isoform X1, which codes for MKSFPLAVIRKIDGLEEKLAHCRQSLEEVDLKLRGEKLSPEGRKSLERERNLLMTKADSYEKELSALRKENRKNAVLALAMGLLIALIYACWTM
- the CCDC167 gene encoding coiled-coil domain-containing protein 167 isoform X3, which gives rise to MGRRREGLSVAREIDGLEEKLAHCRQSLEEVDLKLRGEKLSPEGRKSLERERNLLMTKADSYEKELSALRKENRKNAVLALAMGLLIALIYACWTM